One window from the genome of Artemia franciscana chromosome 12, ASM3288406v1, whole genome shotgun sequence encodes:
- the LOC136033520 gene encoding craniofacial development protein 2-like, with protein sequence MTTTSLTTSACPRTRFLTTKQQLKLGFWNVRTMSQISKTEQILKEVIQYNIDITAISETRWLGSGMEPLQDGYVLAYSGHENRRQAGVSVLMSPAARRAMLKWTPVNERIIYTRFWSAHGKLSIVACYAPTNEADEIEKDNFYETLQSVVAEIPRHDIICVVGDLNAKVGSCHNYCPEVMGQHGIDDMNENGVLLVDFAQNNDLVIRGTWFQHKTIHKYTWTSPDGCTSNQIDHLLFSRKWRKSLLDVRGYRGADIQSDHNLMVAKIHLTLKATQKNNKPTTQKPFNVEKLNDKETARMFQLELSNRFEALQSELEPRADVERMWEKLKTTYREVLDEKLGYKKKKKVRWISEQTWILN encoded by the coding sequence ATGACTACTACTTCCCTAACAACCTCAGCATGCCCCCGGACCCGATTTTTGACTACAAAGCAACAACTGAAGCTCGGATTTTGGAATGTGAGAACGATGAGCCAGATCTCAAAAACTGAACAGATACTGAAAGAAGTGATACAGTACAATATAGACATAACAGCCATTAGTGAAACTAGATGGCTTGGTAGCGGGATGGAACCCCTACAAGATGGCTACGTCCTCGCATACAGCGGACATGAAAACAGACGCCAAGCAGGTGTGAGTGTACTGATGTCACCTGCAGCTAGGCGAGCGATGCTAAAATGGACACCTGTAAACGAAAGAATTATTTACACACGATTTTGGTCAGCTCATGGAAAACTCTCAATCGTTGCCTGCTATGCACCAACTAACGAAGCGGATGAAATAGAGAAAGACAACTTTTATGAAACACTACAAAGTGTTGTTGCAGAAATTCCTAGACACGATATCATATGTGTCGTAGGTGATCTCAATGCGAAAGTAGGATCTTGTCACAATTACTGTCCTGAAGTCATGGGACAACATGGAATAGATGATATGAACGAAAACGGAGTGCTACTTGTCGACTTCGCCCAGAACAACGACCTTGTCATAAGAGGTACATGGTTTCAACACAAGACCATTCACAAATATACATGGACTTCACCTGATGGCTGCACGTCCAATCAAATTGATCACCTCCTCTTTTCACGCAAATGGCGGAAGAGTCTACTCGACGTGAGAGGCTACAGAGGCGCTGATATACAATCAGACCATAACCTCATGGTTGCTAAGATCCATCTAACGTTAAAAGCGacacagaaaaacaataaaccGACAACACAAAAACCCTTCAACGTTGAGAAACTGAACGACAAGGAAACAGCACGAATGTTccaattagaactttcaaatagatttgaagccTTGCAATCGGAATTAGAACCAAGGGCTGATGTCGAACGCATGTGGGAGAAACTTAAAACCACATACAGAGAAGTTTTGGACGAGAAATTAggctataagaagaaaaagaaagtgaGATGGATTTCCGAACAAACCTGGATACTTAATTGA